The Amblyomma americanum isolate KBUSLIRL-KWMA chromosome 6, ASM5285725v1, whole genome shotgun sequence genome has a window encoding:
- the LOC144095689 gene encoding uncharacterized protein LOC144095689 → MPSGRRLLARLHIRHRTTLVDERARVPEIWRLALNVRPLPAKISKEDHSGRRLARAESLAYHHGDKHGVFYVDASGPYRGGWYTAAVVHKKATVNGLTFRAQNITHAEEVAIALAAADRDSRVIITDSRGACRNIEQGYIHFLAYRILQNSDYPGAPAPRTIVWAPAHLGLEGNEMADASARALTLRVTTPSNPTAADPDPKPAFTFKEITLYQSEHSIFPKPCKDLTKTEEHILLRLFTKTLLCPAVLKLFDPACTGKCPHCEEKSPDIYHMVWACQSTPNLDPKPNPTPEDWEAALLNCSDLTSQKALVVRARAALEAKGLL, encoded by the coding sequence ATGCCATCGGGTCGCCGCCTACTAGCCCGACTGCACATTCGCCATCGCACAACACTCGTGGATGAGCGCGCACGTGTCCCCGAGATTTGGAGACTCGCCCTGAACGTGCGACCTCTCCCGGCCAAAATTTCAAAGGAAGACCATAGTGGCAGACGCCTCGCGCGGGCAGAATCTCTAGCCTACCACCACGGTGACAAACACGGTGTcttttacgtggacgcctccggcccctaccgtggggggtggtacacggccgcagtcgtacacaagaaagctacggtgaacggacttacgttccgagctcaaaacataactcatgcggaggaggtcgctatcgcgctagccgccgcagaccgggactcgcgggtcatcattactgactcgagaggggcctgtagaaacattgaacagggatacattcatttcctagcttaccgcattcttcaaaacagtgactatcccggggcccccgctccccgaacgatagtatgggctcccgctcatctaggactcgaaggcaatgaaatggcagatgcctccgcccgcgcgctcactctccgggtaacaacgccttctaaccctaccgcagcggatcccgatcccaagcccgcctttacctttaaggaaataacactttaccaatctgaacattcaatctttcccaagccatgcaaggacctcactaagacggaggaacacattctcctccgtctcttcaccaaaactctgctttgcccggcagttctgaaactctttgatcccgcttgcacgggaaaatgcccacactgtgaggagaagtccccggatatctaccacatggtgtgggcatgccagtcaaccccgaacctagaccccaaacccaaccccaccccggaggactgggaggcagccctgctcaactgctccgacctaacgagccaaaaggccctagtcgtccgagcccgagcagccctggaggccaaagggctcctgtaa